Proteins co-encoded in one Montipora capricornis isolate CH-2021 chromosome 12, ASM3666992v2, whole genome shotgun sequence genomic window:
- the LOC138027939 gene encoding zinc finger protein DPF3-like isoform X1: MFVPGYQATIKMATRGVVYREPRDPQEVYKDALESVSAFNSRLRFDRRLRIPFIDAQTGIAMNNCNLWISKLERRPGHTPHYIYSYPARRWRKKKRPPPTERTAEPKGLDVEEQTTDNVEMEVEGALEETESEYTKESVADEMKLGESEDEEDTRDDSGALSTDDEEFVIGKKRPISNKGRPRGKKIHHVGTFPEVHVQKTVPQIPGLLHVRNISKEELARMDPEERKKPYVCEICGRRYKNGPGLKYHYTHYNHEQDAGTTHHEEPVVSHPPTPAVSSIPIESPKVVPSPPQPRGPGRPKKVSGADVSPNNYCDFCLGDVFENKKTRHPEELLSCADCGRSGHPTCLQFTGKLTESVKKYKWQCIECKSCTLCGTSDNDDQLLFCDDCDRGYHMYCLKPPMEKPPEGHWMCALCENAAISIPVPHSQIMLPMLKDEFAGGL, from the exons ATGTTTGTACCAGGTTACCAAGCTACAATAAAGATGGCGACTCGTGGAGTTGTGTATCGTGAACCAAGAGATCCGCA GGAAGTGTACAAAGATGCTCTGGAGAGCGTGTCAGCTTTCAATTCACGACTTCGCTTTGATAGACGTCTTCGTATTCCTTTCATCGACGCGCAAACAGGAATAGCCATGAACAACTGCAACTTATGGATCAGCAAGCTAGAACGTCGGCCAGGACATACACCCCATTATATTTACAGTTACCCAGCAAGAAGGTGGAGAAAGAAAAAACGTCCTCCACCGACCGAGCGAACAGCTGAACCCAAGGGTTTGGACGTGGAAG AACAAACCACTGACAATGTAGAAATGGAAGTGGAAGGAGCTCTAGAGGAAACTGAGTCTGAGTATACAAAGGAATCAGTAGCAGATGAAATGAAGCTTGGGGAAAGCGAAGATGAGGAGGATACAAGAGATGATAGTGGTGCACTTTCTACCGATGATGAAGAATTTGTCATTGGTAAGAAAAGACCCATCAGCAATAAGGGCCGACCACGTGGCAAGAAGATCCACCATGTTGGAACATTCCCTGAAGTTCATGTACAA AAGACAGTTCCTCAAATTCCTGGCCTTCTCCATGTGAGGAACATCTCCAAAGAAGAACTAGCTAGGATGGACCCAGAGGAGCGAAAAAAGCCTTATGTGTGTGAGA TTTGTGGAAGGCGTTACAAGAATGGTCCAGGACTGAAGTATCACTACACTCACTACAACCATGAGCAAGATGCAGGCACAACACATCACGAGGAGCCAGTTGTTTCACACCCGCCAACCCCTGCGGTCAGTAGTATCCCAATAGAATCCCCAAAGGTGGTCCCGTCACCACCCCAGCCCAGGGGTCCAGGCCGACCCAAGAAGGTATCAGGGGCAGATGTATCTCCAAACAACTACTGTGACTTTTGTTTGGGCGATGTGTTTgagaacaagaaaacaagacACCCAGAGGAGTTGTTATCCTGTGCTGACTGTGGCAGATCAG GTCATCCCACCTGTCTTCAGTTTACGGGAAAGCTGACGGAAAGTGTCAAGAAGTATAAATGGCAATGCATTGAATGCAAGTCTTGTACCCTTTGTGGAACTTCAGATAATGAT GATCAGTTGCTGTTTTGTGATGATTGTGACAGAGGTTATCACATGTACTGTTTAAAGCCACCTATGGAGAAACCTCCAGAAG GACATTGGATGTGCGCGCTGTGTGAAAATGCTGCCATATCGATCCCTGTACCTCACTCTCAGATTATGTTACCCATGCTCAAGGATGAATTTGCAGGGGGATTGTAG
- the LOC138027939 gene encoding zinc finger protein DPF3-like isoform X2, translating into MKQTREVYKDALESVSAFNSRLRFDRRLRIPFIDAQTGIAMNNCNLWISKLERRPGHTPHYIYSYPARRWRKKKRPPPTERTAEPKGLDVEEQTTDNVEMEVEGALEETESEYTKESVADEMKLGESEDEEDTRDDSGALSTDDEEFVIGKKRPISNKGRPRGKKIHHVGTFPEVHVQKTVPQIPGLLHVRNISKEELARMDPEERKKPYVCEICGRRYKNGPGLKYHYTHYNHEQDAGTTHHEEPVVSHPPTPAVSSIPIESPKVVPSPPQPRGPGRPKKVSGADVSPNNYCDFCLGDVFENKKTRHPEELLSCADCGRSGHPTCLQFTGKLTESVKKYKWQCIECKSCTLCGTSDNDDQLLFCDDCDRGYHMYCLKPPMEKPPEGHWMCALCENAAISIPVPHSQIMLPMLKDEFAGGL; encoded by the exons GGAAGTGTACAAAGATGCTCTGGAGAGCGTGTCAGCTTTCAATTCACGACTTCGCTTTGATAGACGTCTTCGTATTCCTTTCATCGACGCGCAAACAGGAATAGCCATGAACAACTGCAACTTATGGATCAGCAAGCTAGAACGTCGGCCAGGACATACACCCCATTATATTTACAGTTACCCAGCAAGAAGGTGGAGAAAGAAAAAACGTCCTCCACCGACCGAGCGAACAGCTGAACCCAAGGGTTTGGACGTGGAAG AACAAACCACTGACAATGTAGAAATGGAAGTGGAAGGAGCTCTAGAGGAAACTGAGTCTGAGTATACAAAGGAATCAGTAGCAGATGAAATGAAGCTTGGGGAAAGCGAAGATGAGGAGGATACAAGAGATGATAGTGGTGCACTTTCTACCGATGATGAAGAATTTGTCATTGGTAAGAAAAGACCCATCAGCAATAAGGGCCGACCACGTGGCAAGAAGATCCACCATGTTGGAACATTCCCTGAAGTTCATGTACAA AAGACAGTTCCTCAAATTCCTGGCCTTCTCCATGTGAGGAACATCTCCAAAGAAGAACTAGCTAGGATGGACCCAGAGGAGCGAAAAAAGCCTTATGTGTGTGAGA TTTGTGGAAGGCGTTACAAGAATGGTCCAGGACTGAAGTATCACTACACTCACTACAACCATGAGCAAGATGCAGGCACAACACATCACGAGGAGCCAGTTGTTTCACACCCGCCAACCCCTGCGGTCAGTAGTATCCCAATAGAATCCCCAAAGGTGGTCCCGTCACCACCCCAGCCCAGGGGTCCAGGCCGACCCAAGAAGGTATCAGGGGCAGATGTATCTCCAAACAACTACTGTGACTTTTGTTTGGGCGATGTGTTTgagaacaagaaaacaagacACCCAGAGGAGTTGTTATCCTGTGCTGACTGTGGCAGATCAG GTCATCCCACCTGTCTTCAGTTTACGGGAAAGCTGACGGAAAGTGTCAAGAAGTATAAATGGCAATGCATTGAATGCAAGTCTTGTACCCTTTGTGGAACTTCAGATAATGAT GATCAGTTGCTGTTTTGTGATGATTGTGACAGAGGTTATCACATGTACTGTTTAAAGCCACCTATGGAGAAACCTCCAGAAG GACATTGGATGTGCGCGCTGTGTGAAAATGCTGCCATATCGATCCCTGTACCTCACTCTCAGATTATGTTACCCATGCTCAAGGATGAATTTGCAGGGGGATTGTAG